One Falco naumanni isolate bFalNau1 chromosome 13, bFalNau1.pat, whole genome shotgun sequence DNA segment encodes these proteins:
- the CCL20 gene encoding C-C motif chemokine 20, with protein MVGFSSKCLVLVSLLGFLALLLCGTSEAHSNQDCCLSYTKVRLPRWALKGYTEQLSSEVCDIHAIIFHTYSGLNACVNPKEGWVKKHLLFLSHKLKKMSM; from the exons ATGGTTGGCTTTAGCAGCAAGTGCTTGGTCCTGGTTTCCCTGCTGGGGTTCCTGGCACTGCTCCTGTGTGGCACCTCTGAAG cacaCAGCAACCAGGATTGCTGTCTCTCTTACACCAAAGTGCGTCTGCCTCGGTGGGCCCTAAAGGGCTATACCGAACAGCTCTCCAGTGAAGTCTGTGACATCCATGCAATCAT tttCCACACCTACAGCGGGCTGAATGCCTGTGTAAATCCTAAGGAGGGCTGGGTGAAGAAGCATCTTCTGTTCCTGAG CCATAAGCTCAAGAAGATGTCAATGTGA